One segment of Halomonas sp. TD01 DNA contains the following:
- a CDS encoding AraC family transcriptional regulator, which yields MTVTVSMHFVNELLCGLPATEHSPVRYLELAGISPFLLSAPNGRVTVEQFAELYRLLALELDDETPCFFSRPLRCGTLKLLCLSLLDAPTLHVALHRYTQFFRILLDDFGYGFTIEGGFARVALEERAPPQGSRILIHELMLKLFHGISSWMIARKIPPILMECGYAQPAHSADYLYFYPGKVRFDQPQTAVYFDKAFLNHPIRQTKQHLGAFLQRAPADWFYVSFEDRLVTHRVREHLSRHLPASCTVQHVADALHMSVRTLSRHLKLEGTHFQAVKDEYRRDYAIQALTRSTQPLTAIAEKLGFEDLACLSRAFKQWTGNSPAAYRKAQTAGLKR from the coding sequence GTGACCGTTACCGTCTCAATGCACTTTGTGAACGAACTCTTGTGTGGCTTACCCGCTACTGAGCATTCTCCTGTTCGCTACTTGGAACTTGCTGGAATTTCCCCCTTTCTGCTTAGCGCACCGAATGGGCGAGTCACTGTTGAGCAGTTTGCCGAGCTTTACCGCCTACTCGCCCTTGAGCTAGATGATGAGACACCGTGCTTTTTCTCCAGGCCGCTACGCTGTGGAACGCTAAAGCTGTTGTGCTTAAGCTTGCTAGATGCGCCTACACTGCACGTTGCTCTTCACCGCTATACGCAATTTTTTCGAATTCTATTAGATGATTTTGGCTACGGTTTTACTATTGAAGGCGGATTCGCCCGAGTGGCGCTGGAAGAACGCGCCCCGCCTCAAGGTAGCAGAATATTGATTCATGAGCTGATGCTGAAGCTGTTTCACGGCATTTCCTCATGGATGATCGCTCGCAAAATCCCACCTATTTTAATGGAGTGCGGCTATGCCCAACCCGCTCACAGCGCTGACTATCTCTACTTCTATCCCGGCAAAGTAAGATTCGATCAACCACAAACAGCTGTTTACTTTGATAAGGCGTTTCTAAACCACCCTATACGACAGACTAAACAGCATCTTGGCGCATTTTTACAACGCGCACCGGCTGACTGGTTCTACGTCTCTTTTGAAGATCGTTTAGTGACTCACCGCGTTCGCGAACACCTAAGCCGCCACTTGCCCGCCTCATGCACTGTTCAGCATGTGGCAGATGCGTTACATATGTCCGTGCGTACACTCTCAAGACACTTGAAACTCGAAGGCACCCATTTCCAGGCGGTTAAAGACGAATACCGTCGCGACTATGCCATTCAAGCACTCACTCGCAGCACACAACCACTGACGGCAATTGCAGAAAAACTCGGCTTCGAAGACCTTGCCTGCCTTAGCCGAGCGTTTAAACAATGGACAGGAAACTCGCCCGCCGCCTACCGCAAGGCGCAAACGGCGGGACTTAAACGTTAG
- a CDS encoding fatty acid--CoA ligase gives MSTITPKILPSTPSATSSPLLIRELLESGVRMAGNNQIVYRDQSRHDYRRFRERVHQLAHALTAQGVQAGDVVAVLDWDSHRYLECFFAIPMIGAVLHTVNVRLASEQIHYTMEHAEDVFVLVHEDFVPLLEPLADQLPNIRGYLLCQETQSTVSTSLPLVGEFEALLSEQPTHYEFPVFDENAVATLFYTTGTTGNPKGVFFTHRQLVLHTLGEASTFQAPGFELLNRDKVYMPITPMFHVHAWGVPYTATLMGATQVYPGRYEPEMLVKLLVNEKVDFSHCVPTLLNMVVSADAIASKKIDLTGWKVLVGGSALTQALASRAWSLGIDTRSAYGMSETCPLLTADILPQDVAEADFETQLPWRCKAGLPVPLVKLQVVDANGEPLPHDGVSVGEVRAQAPWLTQAYYKEEKRSEELWRDGWLHTGDVGSIDEHGFLAISDRIKDVIKTGGEWLSSLELESYISQCPGVAEVAVIGVADDKWGERPAALVVPSDLNNPPTAEKVQAFMEQFVEQGSINRWGIPSLIRFVDEIPKTSVGKLDKKRIRTEI, from the coding sequence ATGTCTACGATAACGCCAAAAATACTTCCTTCTACGCCGTCTGCGACTAGCTCGCCTCTGTTAATCAGAGAATTGCTGGAGTCAGGTGTTCGAATGGCGGGAAATAACCAGATTGTTTATCGAGACCAGAGCCGTCATGACTATCGACGTTTTCGTGAGCGGGTACACCAGCTTGCCCATGCGCTAACGGCACAGGGCGTTCAGGCGGGTGATGTGGTGGCAGTCTTGGACTGGGACAGCCATCGCTACTTAGAGTGCTTTTTTGCCATTCCCATGATTGGTGCCGTGCTGCATACCGTCAACGTACGTTTGGCGTCTGAGCAAATTCACTACACGATGGAGCACGCTGAAGATGTCTTTGTGCTAGTGCATGAGGATTTCGTGCCGTTACTGGAGCCACTCGCTGATCAACTACCCAACATACGCGGTTACCTACTTTGCCAAGAAACACAAAGCACCGTCAGCACGTCGCTTCCGCTAGTTGGTGAGTTTGAGGCGTTGCTAAGTGAGCAGCCAACTCATTACGAGTTTCCTGTTTTTGATGAGAATGCGGTGGCCACGCTGTTCTACACCACGGGCACCACCGGTAATCCGAAAGGGGTGTTTTTTACCCACCGCCAATTAGTTCTGCACACACTAGGTGAAGCCAGTACCTTCCAAGCACCGGGGTTTGAGCTGCTCAACCGTGACAAGGTATACATGCCCATCACGCCGATGTTCCATGTGCATGCGTGGGGCGTGCCTTACACCGCCACGTTGATGGGAGCGACCCAGGTATACCCTGGCCGCTATGAGCCGGAAATGTTGGTCAAACTGCTGGTGAATGAAAAGGTCGATTTCTCCCACTGCGTGCCAACGCTGTTAAATATGGTGGTGAGCGCTGACGCTATCGCATCGAAAAAAATTGATTTAACCGGTTGGAAGGTGCTTGTGGGCGGCAGTGCGCTAACCCAAGCCCTGGCTAGCCGTGCTTGGTCACTCGGCATTGATACACGTAGTGCCTACGGCATGTCAGAAACCTGCCCGCTGCTAACGGCCGATATTTTACCTCAGGATGTTGCTGAGGCCGATTTTGAAACGCAGCTTCCTTGGCGGTGTAAGGCTGGTTTGCCCGTGCCCCTGGTGAAGTTGCAGGTGGTTGATGCTAATGGAGAACCGCTACCCCATGATGGCGTCAGCGTGGGCGAAGTGCGTGCCCAGGCGCCCTGGCTAACTCAGGCATACTACAAGGAAGAAAAACGCAGTGAAGAGCTTTGGCGGGATGGGTGGCTACATACCGGTGATGTTGGCTCGATTGATGAGCATGGTTTCTTGGCCATTAGCGATCGTATTAAAGATGTCATCAAAACCGGCGGTGAGTGGCTCTCTTCACTTGAGCTGGAAAGCTATATTAGCCAATGCCCAGGTGTCGCTGAAGTGGCGGTGATCGGCGTCGCGGATGATAAATGGGGCGAGCGGCCAGCGGCGCTCGTCGTACCCAGCGATTTAAATAACCCGCCCACTGCAGAGAAGGTACAAGCATTTATGGAGCAGTTCGTAGAACAGGGCAGCATCAACCGCTGGGGCATTCCATCGTTGATTCGCTTCGTAGATGAAATTCCTAAAACCAGTGTCGGTAAGCTGGATAAAAAGCGCATTCGCACTGAGATCTGA
- the bktB gene encoding beta-ketothiolase BktB: MQLDSVVIVSGARTAIGGFGGSLSSFAPHELGTITAQEALRRAGIAGADIDHSVYGHIITTSPEDAYLARHIALSAGVPKEAGAFNVNRLCGSGVQAVISAAQQIALGDSRLALAGGAESMSRGAYLLPPQARNGIRLGDANIQDLTLGILSDPFGSGHMGMTAENIAKQYGLSREQLDQFAVDSHRKAAKAIAEGRFDEQIVPVEVTKGKQTVSFARDEHVREGVELSDLARLKPAFKKEGIVTAGNASGINDGAATLVLAHADEAQQRNLTVRARLRVAATAGVEPSVMGLGPIPAVKRCLQQAGLTINDIDVIESNEAFAAQAMAVADTLGFPLEKLNPNGGAVALGHPVGATGAILILKALHELERRQGRYGLITLCIGGGQGIALLIERE, translated from the coding sequence ATGCAACTGGATAGCGTTGTTATTGTAAGCGGTGCTCGCACCGCCATTGGTGGGTTTGGTGGGTCGCTCTCATCTTTCGCGCCCCATGAGTTAGGCACTATCACTGCCCAGGAAGCATTGCGCCGTGCGGGCATTGCTGGCGCTGATATCGACCACTCTGTGTATGGCCATATTATTACCACTAGCCCAGAAGATGCCTATCTTGCCCGTCATATCGCGTTGAGTGCGGGAGTGCCGAAAGAAGCGGGTGCCTTTAATGTTAACCGGTTATGTGGTTCTGGCGTGCAGGCGGTTATATCGGCGGCGCAGCAAATCGCTCTGGGCGACAGCCGCTTAGCACTAGCGGGTGGGGCTGAGTCGATGTCGCGAGGTGCTTATCTACTGCCGCCCCAAGCACGCAATGGGATACGCCTAGGCGATGCCAATATCCAGGATCTTACCCTTGGCATTCTTAGTGATCCATTTGGCAGCGGGCATATGGGGATGACCGCTGAAAATATCGCCAAGCAGTATGGCTTAAGCCGCGAGCAGCTAGATCAGTTTGCGGTGGATAGCCATCGTAAGGCGGCAAAAGCGATTGCAGAAGGGCGTTTTGACGAGCAAATCGTGCCTGTTGAAGTGACAAAAGGAAAACAGACGGTTTCCTTTGCCCGTGATGAGCATGTGCGTGAAGGCGTTGAGTTAAGTGATTTAGCACGGCTTAAGCCGGCCTTTAAAAAAGAAGGAATAGTAACGGCAGGAAACGCCTCTGGGATCAACGATGGCGCAGCGACCTTGGTGCTGGCGCATGCCGATGAAGCACAGCAGCGCAATTTAACGGTTAGGGCGCGACTTCGCGTGGCAGCCACCGCCGGTGTGGAGCCTTCGGTAATGGGGTTAGGACCAATCCCCGCGGTGAAACGCTGCCTCCAACAGGCAGGGCTGACGATCAATGATATTGATGTGATTGAGTCCAATGAAGCGTTCGCGGCACAAGCGATGGCCGTTGCCGATACGCTGGGCTTCCCATTGGAAAAACTGAACCCGAATGGTGGCGCCGTGGCGCTTGGTCATCCGGTAGGAGCGACCGGTGCCATCTTGATCCTAAAAGCCTTACACGAATTGGAGCGACGTCAGGGCCGCTATGGTTTGATCACGCTGTGTATTGGCGGTGGGCAGGGCATTGCGCTGTTAATAGAACGCGAATAA
- a CDS encoding acyl-CoA dehydrogenase family protein, whose amino-acid sequence MDEQTQSLFHDMISRCLAQEVAPFYEHWEAAGEIPRSLWLALGAAGLLGIDLDETYGGSGADIAITQLALEEISRQGFGGLASAYNIHANIVMPYLQNLGTDEQRETWLPRMASGEWLGAIAMSEPHAGSDLAAMKTRATKTAAGWLLSGSKLFITNGQVADLVIVCAKTDPSAGAKGVSLFLVDTSLTGFSRGKPIKKIGQHASDTAELAFDQLQLPSSALLGEEGAGFRYLMQELPRERLGVGAQALGAVEGALALTLDYVTQRHAFGQRVADFQNTRFTLAEIKAQLDVARAYFDQCVNKYRQGTMTSTDAAILKLQLSELQCRAVDRCLQLFGGYGYTHEYPISRFYLDARVQTIYAGSSEIMKEVVARSLLGKVA is encoded by the coding sequence ATGGACGAGCAAACACAGTCGCTATTTCATGACATGATCAGCCGCTGCTTAGCGCAGGAAGTGGCGCCTTTCTATGAGCACTGGGAAGCGGCCGGTGAAATACCGCGCTCCTTATGGTTAGCGCTTGGAGCCGCCGGTCTACTGGGGATTGACCTTGATGAGACCTATGGCGGTTCAGGAGCCGATATTGCCATTACCCAGCTGGCACTGGAGGAGATTTCTCGGCAGGGGTTTGGTGGGCTGGCCAGCGCTTACAATATTCACGCTAATATCGTGATGCCTTACCTGCAAAATTTAGGCACTGATGAGCAGCGCGAAACATGGCTACCCCGCATGGCAAGTGGGGAGTGGCTGGGGGCGATTGCCATGAGCGAGCCTCATGCGGGCAGCGACTTAGCAGCGATGAAAACCCGCGCCACCAAAACAGCCGCTGGATGGTTACTAAGCGGTAGCAAGCTGTTTATTACCAATGGCCAAGTAGCAGATCTCGTTATTGTCTGTGCAAAAACAGACCCCAGTGCAGGTGCAAAAGGGGTCTCGCTGTTTTTGGTCGACACGTCCCTTACCGGTTTTTCCCGTGGTAAACCCATTAAGAAAATCGGCCAACATGCCAGCGATACGGCAGAACTGGCGTTTGATCAGTTGCAACTGCCTAGCAGTGCCTTGTTAGGAGAAGAGGGCGCTGGGTTTCGCTATCTCATGCAAGAGCTTCCCCGGGAACGCTTAGGCGTAGGTGCCCAAGCACTTGGCGCGGTAGAGGGCGCTTTGGCATTAACGCTTGATTACGTCACCCAGCGTCACGCATTTGGCCAGCGCGTGGCCGATTTTCAAAATACCCGCTTTACGCTGGCTGAGATCAAGGCCCAGCTGGATGTCGCGCGGGCCTACTTTGATCAGTGCGTTAATAAGTATCGCCAGGGCACGATGACAAGTACCGATGCCGCGATACTTAAATTACAGCTCAGCGAGCTGCAGTGTCGCGCTGTTGATCGGTGCCTTCAGTTGTTTGGCGGTTATGGCTACACCCATGAATATCCGATTTCACGGTTCTACTTAGATGCGCGGGTGCAAACGATTTACGCCGGTAGTTCTGAGATTATGAAAGAAGTGGTCGCACGCTCGCTGTTGGGCAAAGTGGCTTAA
- a CDS encoding fatty acyl-CoA synthetase — protein MEHTHLIHRNTIGAALNRSARKYSHQLALTFGERTWSYQSLNDAANSVANGLLAAGLSPGDRLAVYGKNSDAYVIAWLATTKAGLVHVPINFALSSDELRYILEQSGAKGLLSDSALADKVHEATQGFGLIVNGTLHADQQDSQLGSFDVLACVRSLLSTSEPAVALEGSSLAQLLYTSGTTAAPKAAMMTHQALMAEYMACMVELDIKGSDAMLAALPLYHSAQMHVFLMPALLLGAPVYLLEAPLPDGCLSAIAEQKIVSFFAPPTVWISLLRHADFDQFDLTTLKKAYYGASIMPVPVLEEMQQRFSGVGLYNCYGQSEIAPLATVLRPEEHAERPASAGRPILTVETRIVDLEMNDVAPGEHGEIIHRSPQLMTGYWDKPEMTYESFQGGWFHSGDVGYFDEAGYLYVVDRIKDVINTGGVLVASREVEEALFKHSAISEVAVVGLPDEKWIEAITAVVVVKEGQTVSEDELIHHAKSLIAPYKVPKRIVFAEALPKSTAGKILKRHLRQDLKE, from the coding sequence ATGGAACATACACACTTAATTCATCGTAATACGATTGGCGCTGCGTTAAACCGCAGCGCCCGCAAATATTCTCACCAGCTTGCGCTAACGTTTGGTGAGCGAACATGGAGCTATCAGTCGCTTAATGACGCCGCTAACAGCGTGGCCAACGGCTTGTTAGCGGCCGGCCTTTCTCCTGGAGACCGGCTGGCGGTATACGGTAAAAACTCAGATGCTTATGTAATAGCTTGGCTTGCCACCACTAAAGCGGGCTTAGTACATGTGCCTATTAATTTCGCACTAAGTAGTGACGAACTGCGCTATATCCTTGAGCAGTCAGGGGCGAAAGGGCTGCTAAGCGATAGTGCGTTAGCCGACAAAGTGCACGAGGCAACCCAAGGTTTCGGATTAATAGTCAACGGCACTCTTCATGCCGATCAACAAGATAGTCAGTTAGGTAGTTTTGATGTCTTGGCTTGTGTGCGTTCCTTGCTATCAACAAGTGAGCCAGCGGTTGCTCTAGAGGGAAGCAGTCTTGCACAGCTGCTCTATACCTCTGGCACGACGGCAGCACCTAAAGCCGCCATGATGACCCACCAAGCGCTGATGGCGGAATATATGGCCTGTATGGTGGAGTTGGATATCAAGGGAAGTGACGCCATGTTAGCCGCTCTTCCGCTTTACCACTCCGCACAAATGCATGTTTTTTTGATGCCCGCTCTGCTACTGGGTGCTCCCGTTTATCTGCTCGAAGCGCCGTTACCAGATGGCTGCCTGTCGGCGATTGCTGAACAAAAAATCGTATCGTTCTTTGCGCCACCCACGGTGTGGATCAGCTTGCTGCGCCATGCTGACTTTGATCAGTTTGATTTAACCACACTCAAGAAAGCGTACTACGGCGCCTCGATCATGCCGGTGCCTGTTTTGGAAGAAATGCAGCAGCGTTTCTCTGGTGTTGGTTTATATAACTGCTACGGGCAGAGTGAAATTGCCCCCTTGGCAACGGTATTACGCCCAGAAGAGCACGCTGAGCGTCCCGCGTCGGCGGGACGGCCGATACTCACGGTAGAAACGCGCATTGTTGATTTAGAAATGAACGATGTTGCCCCTGGTGAACATGGTGAGATTATCCATCGCTCGCCGCAGCTAATGACGGGCTACTGGGATAAGCCTGAGATGACCTACGAGTCCTTCCAGGGCGGCTGGTTTCATTCTGGCGATGTGGGCTACTTCGATGAAGCAGGCTACTTATACGTCGTGGACCGGATTAAAGACGTTATTAATACGGGGGGAGTGCTGGTCGCCAGTCGTGAAGTGGAAGAGGCGCTGTTTAAGCACTCAGCCATTTCGGAAGTAGCGGTGGTGGGGCTGCCAGACGAAAAGTGGATTGAAGCGATTACCGCCGTTGTGGTGGTGAAAGAGGGGCAAACGGTGAGTGAGGATGAACTCATCCATCATGCAAAAAGCTTGATCGCACCCTATAAAGTTCCTAAACGCATAGTGTTTGCAGAGGCACTGCCAAAAAGTACTGCCGGTAAAATTCTTAAGCGTCACCTGCGCCAAGACCTAAAGGAGTGA
- a CDS encoding ABC transporter substrate-binding protein: MQLSRHFAISALSAAVIAAGYAPSVAANDGISDNEIRIGYLADMSGVYRDPIGPLGQDAIEMAIEDIGGSVHGAQVVVFSADDRNSPDVGSSVVREWIDERNVDMVTGLVASSVTLAAVGLLEEADKLGLVNGAVSSSVTNEHCSPNHIHWVYDTWAMSNGTAKAITQEGYKNWYLLSADYSFGHALEADVERVVTENGGTVVGRARHPFPNNDFSSFMLQAQASGADVIALNNAGGDTINAVQTAGEFGITQAGQILAGMVLFSTDIRSIGLENAQGLQFTKAWYYDLNDETRAWAERFRERTGSMPTMVHAGLYSSTRHYLEAIEATGTDDTQTVRQQMVDTPINDVFATGGYIREDGRMVHDMYLVEVKTPEEAADEDDLFRVVRTIPAEEAFRPLSESVCPLVNNS, encoded by the coding sequence ATGCAGCTATCACGTCATTTCGCTATTTCTGCGCTATCGGCAGCGGTCATTGCAGCTGGCTATGCTCCCAGCGTGGCTGCCAATGACGGTATTTCAGATAATGAAATCCGTATTGGTTATCTAGCTGATATGTCAGGTGTTTATCGTGATCCAATAGGCCCATTAGGACAAGATGCCATTGAGATGGCGATTGAAGATATTGGCGGCAGCGTACACGGTGCTCAAGTTGTCGTCTTTAGTGCTGATGATCGTAATAGCCCTGATGTTGGCTCAAGTGTCGTGCGTGAATGGATTGATGAGCGCAATGTCGACATGGTCACTGGCCTAGTGGCTTCATCGGTTACATTAGCAGCAGTAGGATTGTTAGAAGAGGCAGACAAACTTGGCTTAGTGAACGGCGCTGTTTCTTCTAGCGTCACTAACGAACACTGCTCTCCCAACCATATTCACTGGGTTTATGATACCTGGGCTATGTCAAATGGCACGGCAAAAGCAATTACGCAGGAAGGCTATAAAAACTGGTATTTACTGAGTGCCGACTACTCGTTTGGTCATGCACTTGAGGCGGATGTAGAAAGAGTGGTTACCGAAAATGGTGGAACGGTAGTGGGGCGGGCGCGTCACCCCTTCCCGAATAACGATTTTTCCTCTTTTATGCTGCAAGCACAGGCATCGGGCGCCGATGTTATTGCCCTCAATAATGCTGGTGGCGACACCATTAATGCGGTTCAAACGGCAGGCGAATTTGGCATTACTCAAGCCGGACAGATTCTAGCGGGCATGGTGTTGTTCAGTACTGACATACGCAGCATTGGGTTAGAAAATGCCCAAGGGCTGCAGTTCACAAAGGCATGGTATTACGACTTAAATGACGAAACGCGTGCCTGGGCAGAGCGTTTCCGTGAGCGTACCGGCAGCATGCCAACCATGGTGCACGCAGGTCTTTATTCCAGTACCCGCCACTATTTAGAAGCCATTGAGGCAACGGGAACAGACGATACGCAAACCGTTCGCCAGCAGATGGTTGATACCCCCATTAACGACGTGTTTGCGACGGGCGGTTATATCCGTGAGGACGGTCGTATGGTGCATGACATGTACCTCGTTGAAGTGAAAACACCGGAAGAAGCGGCCGATGAGGATGACCTCTTCAGAGTTGTGCGTACCATCCCCGCTGAGGAAGCATTCCGGCCACTGTCTGAAAGCGTCTGTCCACTCGTCAACAATTCGTAA
- a CDS encoding TatD family hydrolase, which translates to MATSAVDSFLPEALQFRPGAPLVDIGANLTHESFQRDLADVIARAKAANVATLIVTGTDIEHAEHAVELAKQTPGIYATAGIHPHDASGWNSDVARQLRALHQQPEVVAVGECGLDFNRNFSTPHEQERAFEAQLALAAESGLPLFLHERDAGQRMREMLHSWRDDISQAVIHCFTADRDTLHGYLDLDLHIGLTGWICDERRGHHLRSIVKDIPLERLMVETDCPYLLPRNLPAKLKGRRHEPALLPWIVREIAQWHDVTETELGNATTRTAQRFFRLDAEA; encoded by the coding sequence TTGGCGACAAGTGCTGTGGATAGCTTTTTACCCGAGGCGCTGCAATTTCGCCCTGGTGCCCCATTGGTGGATATCGGCGCTAACCTGACTCACGAGAGTTTTCAGCGTGACTTAGCTGATGTCATTGCCAGAGCGAAAGCGGCCAATGTGGCTACCCTTATTGTGACGGGGACTGATATTGAACACGCTGAGCACGCTGTAGAGCTGGCTAAACAGACCCCGGGGATATATGCCACTGCCGGGATTCACCCTCACGATGCTAGCGGGTGGAATAGTGATGTGGCGCGCCAATTGAGAGCGCTGCATCAACAACCTGAAGTGGTTGCCGTGGGCGAGTGTGGACTGGACTTTAATCGCAATTTTTCAACGCCTCACGAGCAAGAGCGAGCGTTTGAAGCTCAGTTGGCGCTCGCTGCTGAAAGTGGCTTACCGCTATTTTTGCACGAACGCGACGCGGGGCAGCGAATGCGTGAAATGCTACATAGCTGGCGAGATGATATCAGCCAAGCCGTTATTCACTGTTTCACCGCTGACCGAGATACGCTGCACGGCTATCTCGATTTAGATCTTCATATCGGGTTAACCGGCTGGATTTGTGATGAGCGCAGAGGTCATCACCTTCGTTCAATAGTGAAAGATATTCCGTTGGAAAGGCTAATGGTGGAGACTGACTGCCCTTATCTACTGCCTCGCAACCTTCCAGCTAAACTAAAAGGGCGCCGTCACGAGCCAGCCTTGCTACCATGGATTGTAAGAGAGATTGCCCAGTGGCATGACGTGACTGAAACCGAGCTGGGGAACGCAACAACCCGCACTGCCCAGCGTTTTTTCCGCCTTGATGCGGAAGCTTAA
- a CDS encoding elongation factor P hydroxylase: MVTQEQERWTLHDITALFDGVFSARYQTRLIKGGDEPLYRPATSETPYHQVIFARGFFASALHEISHWCIAGEKRRLLEDYGYWYLPDGRDAQQQQAFEKAEIAPQALEQLFTRACGRTFHVSVDNLGGDVEVDRDAFASNVNARAARYLEEGLPLRANALFVALTRYYQHQETLAQAVKQGQRELDVALVEAV, translated from the coding sequence ATGGTGACTCAAGAGCAGGAGCGTTGGACGCTCCACGACATAACTGCATTGTTTGATGGTGTGTTTTCAGCGCGTTATCAGACGCGATTGATTAAGGGCGGTGATGAACCCCTATATCGCCCAGCCACATCTGAAACTCCTTACCATCAAGTGATCTTTGCGCGCGGCTTTTTTGCTAGTGCACTGCACGAGATCAGCCACTGGTGCATTGCTGGGGAGAAGCGTCGGCTGCTGGAGGATTACGGTTACTGGTATTTACCTGATGGACGTGACGCCCAGCAGCAGCAGGCATTCGAAAAAGCGGAGATTGCCCCACAGGCGCTGGAACAGTTATTTACCCGCGCCTGCGGGCGCACGTTTCACGTTAGCGTAGATAACTTGGGTGGAGACGTTGAGGTGGATCGTGATGCGTTTGCCAGCAACGTAAATGCCCGGGCAGCACGCTATTTGGAGGAGGGGCTGCCATTGCGTGCCAACGCCTTATTTGTCGCGTTGACACGCTATTATCAGCATCAGGAGACCTTAGCGCAGGCCGTTAAGCAGGGGCAACGAGAACTTGACGTAGCGTTGGTCGAAGCGGTTTAG
- a CDS encoding MATE family efflux transporter, with translation MGGFTSNIKSIYWPETRTLMALALPICGAQLAQAGMSVVDVIMTGRHNATDLAAVSVGSSLWMPLMLFMTGTLMGLTPIVAHLLGGKRHADIRPAVHQALWVALVLGFIAAALLWTVVTPIFELMKVPPAVARESAAYLTAVAFGMPGIALFQALRAFSDGMNHTRPALWISLVGLAVNIPSNYLLIYGGDGLVNLLGGGIPSSLQQLPALGAFGCGIATALSMWTMAVAMALYTRKGRTYRSVSLWQKLTPPKLAGIRELVVVGVPIGVAIFVEVTLFTLIALFIASFGEVTVGAHQIALSFTTILFMLPMSLSMALTVRVGNTLGQQRPAMARTVAWNGIVISVIVAVINSTLLWFTAVPVISLYTSNAEIQALALTIISLAVIFQLSDSLQVNLAGALRGYKDTRIVMVITVLSYWIVGLGGGHWLGTYGIGGMSDPMGVHGYWIGLIAGLSTAALLLAWRLKRISQQE, from the coding sequence GTGGGCGGCTTTACTAGCAATATCAAATCTATCTATTGGCCAGAAACCCGTACGCTGATGGCCTTGGCGCTCCCCATTTGCGGCGCTCAGCTGGCACAAGCGGGCATGAGCGTGGTCGACGTCATCATGACCGGCAGACACAACGCCACCGACTTAGCTGCCGTTTCGGTTGGCTCAAGCTTATGGATGCCGCTGATGCTGTTTATGACTGGTACGTTAATGGGCCTTACGCCAATCGTGGCGCACCTTTTGGGCGGCAAGCGACATGCTGATATTCGCCCAGCCGTTCACCAAGCATTGTGGGTCGCATTAGTGCTTGGGTTTATTGCAGCTGCCCTGCTATGGACAGTCGTCACACCTATATTCGAGCTTATGAAGGTGCCACCAGCCGTAGCACGCGAATCTGCTGCTTATCTTACTGCCGTTGCCTTTGGCATGCCGGGAATCGCCCTATTTCAAGCGCTCAGAGCTTTTTCAGACGGCATGAACCATACCCGGCCAGCACTATGGATTAGTTTGGTAGGGCTAGCCGTTAATATTCCCAGTAACTATCTGCTTATCTATGGCGGTGATGGCCTGGTTAATTTACTAGGTGGCGGGATACCCAGCAGCCTGCAACAACTGCCTGCATTAGGTGCATTCGGCTGTGGTATCGCCACAGCGCTCTCGATGTGGACGATGGCCGTTGCAATGGCACTCTATACCCGTAAAGGACGCACTTACCGCAGCGTTTCCCTTTGGCAAAAATTAACACCACCAAAGCTGGCCGGTATCCGCGAACTTGTGGTGGTCGGTGTACCCATCGGTGTGGCCATTTTTGTGGAAGTTACGTTATTTACATTGATAGCCCTGTTTATTGCCAGCTTTGGAGAGGTCACAGTAGGGGCTCACCAAATCGCGCTTAGCTTCACGACTATTTTGTTTATGTTGCCAATGTCATTGAGCATGGCGCTTACCGTACGTGTTGGTAATACATTGGGCCAACAACGTCCAGCCATGGCGCGCACCGTTGCTTGGAACGGTATTGTCATCAGCGTCATTGTCGCCGTCATCAACAGTACATTACTGTGGTTTACAGCGGTGCCGGTGATTTCGCTGTATACCTCCAATGCTGAGATTCAGGCTCTAGCGCTCACCATCATATCCCTGGCAGTGATTTTCCAGCTATCAGATTCTCTTCAAGTCAACCTAGCTGGTGCATTACGTGGTTATAAAGACACCCGAATCGTGATGGTCATTACCGTACTTTCTTACTGGATTGTCGGCTTAGGTGGTGGCCACTGGCTAGGAACTTACGGTATAGGTGGTATGTCTGACCCGATGGGTGTACATGGTTACTGGATAGGCCTTATTGCTGGGCTCAGCACAGCTGCACTGTTACTTGCTTGGCGGTTAAAGCGGATCAGTCAACAGGAGTAA